A stretch of DNA from Lycium ferocissimum isolate CSIRO_LF1 chromosome 4, AGI_CSIRO_Lferr_CH_V1, whole genome shotgun sequence:
ctgctttagataagctaagtcaaatgggcccaattatttttttgagcttattttaagcacaaaatgactttaagctggccagccaaacactcaaaaaagctgaaaacagcttataagccaacttataagccaatccaaacgggctcataatgCTTGACCAAGGAAGATAATTAGTCTTCATTAATCACTCAACTACACCTCAATCCTAAGCACAACCAGATTCAAGAAAACCAAGGTGATCATGTTTGTGGCATTCACAAGATCTAATTTATGATAAACAAACATAAtgcttacaacaacaactacacctcagtcagaaacaaaaaataatgcTTAGCAGAGGAAAATGACAAACTCAATTATTGTTTGTCCTTGTACTAGTTCCTGTATACTTTCAGAAGCTCAAATGCAAAGGCATACAGCCAAGTGCATAAAATATTTGTGGTCTTTTTACTgacaaaaaagaaatacaatTGTGGTCTTTTAACTTCTcacttctctttcaaattcttcTTCAATAAATTCAATTATAGCGCTAAAATTAACTGACCTAAACGCGCACAATCGTCGGAATCATGATATACCAATGTCAAGATATGAAGTTGTTCCGCATTCTGCAATAAAGCACTCATTACTGTGATGATCAAAGTAAACGCCTACTAGGTTATTAAAGCAACAAATGCTCACTTAGTCTTTCAACACTACATGTGTATCTTGACTTGTATGGTACAAAATATCTCAAAGAATGTTTTCCTTGATGAAACCATTTACTAGTACTTGGTTATGTTaacttatgaaaaatattttccaccaagaaGGGAAAAATAACATCGGTCACTTGTGGTCAGAAGTCATTTTCCTTCAAATATCAAAACTTTAACTCCATATCCAACATTTAAAAGTTGTCGTCAacctttaataataaaaaatatcaccAAAATACTATCATTATACACGCTATAGTCTTCCTTGTATAATTAgcacatactccctccgtcccaatttgagtgtcttactttcctttttggtctgtacaaaaaagagtgtctctttctatatttagtaagtttttcaATTCTAACATTCTATATGACAAGTTTAAGACCCCAAGATTTAAAGgactacacacatctttaatttaagacgacaagattcaaaagtctccctttatttcttaaacctcatgtccagtcaaactaagacacttaaattgggaagGAACGAAGGGCGTATTACTTTTACACGAACCAAACATTGGCAATTGAACCTAATATTTCAATgtaaaacattttccttcatacaaaATGTACATTGCATAAACTATTGCAACCAATTCTTAGGTAAACAAAGAGGAAACAGAGAGAAAAATGGACTGGATATCATTCTACTCACAATTTGAACTCCAAATTACTCACAAAAATCCAAAAACAACTCCAACTTGTATTCACGTCCAAAAAcaactccaatttccaaataccatttctccaatttttatttttccaaatttcataatttttatgtCCAAACGCCCACTAAGTATTATAATATGCTATAGTCTTCCTTTGTAATTAGCATATAACCATTTTTACATGAACCAAAATCTGCCAAATGACAGCAATCCGACACTCCTCTTTCCAttgcttttcattttttctcaATATTTGCAATATATACGTCGATTGGAAGCATAATAGTACAATTAAACTTTAAAATGCCCATTTTACcattaatgagatgatttattaccacacaaatatttatggcttattttagactacaagtttcaaaagtcttcatttctttcttaaactctgtgctcAGTCAACCAGCATCACATATATTGGAACGGAGGGTGTATCATTATACACGCTATAGTCTTCCTTGAGTAATTAGCAAATGACTATTTCAATgtaaaacattttcctccatacaaAATGTACTCTGCATAAACTACTACAACCAAATTCTCAGGTAACAAgaagggaaattttcaaaaatgtaCAGCCCAACATAAACTATTACGCCACGcagcccaatatacaatattatacctTTGGGGGGTGGGAAGAATTacacataatgtatcaaccttgtataaaaaaaggtataaaaggtgtttatacacaaatataggCTAAACCGGGTaataaactcaaaatatgggctacaacaagaagggaaattttcaaaaatatacagcccAACATAAACTATTAAGCCACGTAGCCCAATATGGGAAgaattatacataatgtatcaaccttgtataaaaaaggtataaataaaaggtgtttatacacaaatatgggctaaacctggtaataaactcaaaatatgggctacgtgtcgtaaataaatattttctcccagtAGACATAGAGAGTAAACAAAAGAGTGAAAATTTACCAGGCGAGAAATGGACCGGATAtcattctactgaatgaaataaaattgggCAAATTGACGAAACTATCCCTAACTTCACCAGCAATCCGACACTCCTCTTGCTTTTCATTTCTCTCATCATTTTGCTGCAATCTATGTGTCGATTGGAAGCACAATTTATACGGAAATTTCAATCTAAGACCACTAACTGTAGGAAATTGCAATTTAAAATCGGATTGAAGATGTAACGAAGTGGCTGATTGTGAAAGTTTACAAGGCGGTGAAGACAGAAAAAGTGGACAGAAATTAACGGCTGAGGCTAACGGAGAAAGGAAATTTGGACGGAAAAGAAAGTGGCTACGCCGGCAATTAAGTAACGGCGTTAATGGAATCGTTGACGAAGAATagtgagttaagaaggttctagAAGAATTGAGGTTTTGATTTCGAGAAATTAGGGTTTTGATGATTGATCTGAAAATCGCCATTGATTGACTAGCATTTTTCATGCTTTCTTCGCAAGGGTTTAGCACAGAGCTGTCCGACGTGGCAAATAGACTTGACACGTGTTAACCAACTAAAATTGTTAGATTCACGAACAAGTAATGCAcaaaatataaaggaaaaacTACGTGTTATAGCTATTTTTAGTACATAATTAGTGATATTAACTAccttttgttttaattactaataataactaaatattttttaaatttaactaATACATAGTAACTGAAAGTTACTGGTGCACAAATACACTTAAAATTTAGCACCCTCAATTCCATATccccttttaatggtaacaatagtaatcacttaatatacattatcattctctttcctttttcataaatttttgaCTTTCTCTATTCTCACTCACTACccatttcagatttttcatttctcaaatccCTAAAAAATTCTCTCCTTCTATCAAGCACCACCACGACGGTGGCGGCGGCCCCTCTctcaaaatttttttggtttccatGATTTCAAGCTTTGTGGACAAAATTAAACATAAGAAGGCAATTAacctttccattttcttttttatttgaatgaTGTTCCAACTAGAATAATCATTCATTATGGCTGTGGCCTTATCTCCCATTATGGGTAAGTTGTAGCTGTAAATGCCAAAACTTTTGAGTTGTGGACCAGTGCCCATAAATTTGGACCGAGTTGCATTTGATCTGTGGCTAGGGTTTTTTGGGTGGTCTGGGGTTTTTTAGAGttttgagaaaatataaaaaaatatatgtatttgtgtatgttctatgatatagctaccaattgttgtggttggtggtgtatttatgtaagtttttttatatttttgtgtattttgttcaaattaattccatcagttcatctagtttcaaatacaTGAGTGGCGAAAATACATTGAAAGTTTTCTCtctatttgtgtattttgttcaaattaatccatCAAATACATGCAtgtgtgatgcaaattgttactcacacatatacatgagatttaatataaaattacaTGCGGTTTGATTGgtaacttcaaatacattggttatgctatcaaatacatgtgtAAATCAAAACGAAataaatattgaaaacttcaaatacattaccgctaaaatacatgggtgatgcaaattgttactcacacaaatacatgagatttaatataaaatacacgagatttgattggaaacttcaaatacattggttatgccatcaaatacatgggtaaatcaagaacgaaatcaatattgaaaacttcaaatatattGGCTGTcgaatgttttcaaattttgaatttttgattttttatgtttgaaCGTTGAAGATTGGATGGAAGAATAGAAAATGGTTATGAAAAGGTAAtctaaaatatgattttgtggAAGGGTATGgtaaaaaataccaattaataactaattaatTGATCCCACCGTTATGGCCTTAAATCAAgggatatgttttattttttactgtGTTACTATGTATTCATAAGCatcaaatacatccgaaaaaataccttaatttgggaaaacatagctacaaatgatattttttaaaaggtaGCTATAAATGATAGGAAACTACCAAAAGGTagtcattttgttaattttaccaAAATATAAATTGCATAGAAGaacctttatttttgtttttttagatATATTCGGATCTCTCTATAACGGCACCCGCATATAACAGCACCTCTTTATAACAGCCAAATTTTATCGGAACTAAGCATTTTACCTATaatagcaacaaccaactttataacagtacgctctttgtaaaattacccctcatataacagctatcttttttttgttataatataataattaatcatctttataaaaatcgaatatctatgatttccaataataagtgtagagattttgaccaaatatttgatcatttaatgcactatttatgacaaaaaatatcatatgaacgtatattttttcatcattaaacGACTTTCCTTATACAAAATGTGATTAAGCTcagaatttgacaattaaaaatgaaaattagattttatgcatctttttagCCTATAACAGCGAAGTATTATTTAAACGTCAATactgttataggtgtataataGCTATTCTTTATAATAGCTGAAAAATTTCGGACCCaacgatgttgttatagagaaatTTGACTGTAGATCTCTTGAAAAGGGTCctaaggtttttaaaaaaaatattgtaataGGCTTAAAAACCAATTCTCCTGTTTATTTAGTACACTTCTAACGATGTTGAAGTGTCTAACAGGAACGAGCCTACCgttaaatgtctaaatgaaaaattacaggtggccgtgtatgtatttGGCTTTTTCAttctatttgaaatttatgaatttagagttgaagatagagttgtgtataatttttatatttgaatgtacttaagtacaaaaatgaaaagtgaGTTGGGAAACAGGTTATAAATTGTTTTCCATATTTGATACAACTTTAAGTGGATTTagaattttcataaccaaaaactgattttcaaataaagtgaaaattattccaaaaaaaaaaaaaagtaaataatttttatggccaaaccgGTGATAATCACTAGATTATTGACTTATGATCATAAAATTGTTTTTCCATATTAGAATTCGATAtacatatgtttttttttttctacccCCATTTTGGAGGAATGTTTCCACACGTCCACTCCAGTATGTCCTAACTTTTCATtttagtaaaataatttatggattattttaaaaatcttaaCTGTTCGGTAAAAATTTTAAGATAATAAATATAAACCGAACAAAATTGATAAAATCAACAATAAGCAAACCGATTAATTTgcatttatttgaaattttatttgattttaaatattaaaaactGAATTAAATTAgtttgagtttgattttcaCAATAATCGAGCAAACTGAACCGTGAATACCCTTACTCATCTTGGATAATGGTAAAACTTTTATCCAATTTAATTTTGATTCTAAAATCATAGGTAATAAAAAAACGACTAGcgtaaataattttaaaatcatGTAAGATTTATAactataaaattaatattttgtggGAAtaaaggaaatttggaaggaaagttAAATGAAGTATACTAGCTAAAATTAATCAAACAAATAAATGAATCTTACATTAACCAGTGGAACAATGTGTATAAAGATATGAAAAAATGAGGATTACCTAGCAAAAGTTAGTTGTTATTAAGATGTCCAAGAGTTTGTTAAGACAAAACAGGCCTTAAACTCCATACTCCATTCAAACTACACATAATAGTACACAAATATCGGATAAATTTTGCTCTTTCCTATGTCCCAATGACACGAGTCTTAACATCATTCAATCTACATCTAattctttgaatttttcaatTAATATGCAAAATAGtaacctgttttttttttctatcttaAAAATTTACAGTGTCCCTTTTTTTCATTGAAGTAGGATCAATTTCTTCACCTTTCCCTTCTACATTACCCACTTGAATATATTCATTTCTCTAAGAATTCTTTTTTGGAAGGAATTAGGAGAAATGAAcatcaatattcaagaactttaGTTGGTTTTTATTGCAAGGCATAAAAGGGTTGTCTTGCTAAAAAACAAATAGGAGGGAATAGGGAAGAATTGATCAATTTTTATTGTTGAAGAAGCTacaaaaacaattttaaaaaaaaaaaatgaggaagaCTCAATTAAAATCCTCTAGGAGTTCTGTGAATGAGACAAGGACCCCTAACAAATATGATGATTCAGAGGGCTTGGCCACCATTCTCAGAAGTGTTACTATGCATCCAGGTATACATAGGCGAGGCAAATTCAGAATTTAATTTGACCGGTTCAATCTTTTAAGTATATTAGCATTAAAATCAATTGCATGCTTAAATTTATCGAttcaaaatataatatttgttgaaattttagtaattttctgcacgtatatatttatgttatgtGTCGAATATAATGGGATTAGTTGAAAAAACACGATGATCTAGATCTTTATAAGATCCTCCATATTgaaagttttcttgaaattattggAGACATTGATCTCTTAACATATCTGATGCACTAAGCCTTTTTGGCTTAATAAATGTGTAAGCCATCTGAAAGGCTTTTTGATATAAATGTCCTAAACATGGAAATCAACTTTTTCACAATACGTTTTAAATAGCACATTCATGAGAAGGTGCAAGCAGCACACACAGAGGATACAATGAGAAAAGCTTAGCTGAGACAGCTTGATAAAATCTTACGTTGACCTCCAGATGCACCAGATTGTACCATGGTGAATGAAGGTGTTAGGGGACGAGATACACCTAAAATCACTTGAAAGAAAATTGTTTCTGTGGACCTACAATCTCTGCAAATGCCTGCATACCTAAAGAAAAAGATCTATATATGCAATACCAATTAGCTAGCTAAGATTAGGTTTGTCATTTAGTTTGCTTACTCTACGTACCATGTTTTCTAGGAGTCTGGTAGTCTTGTCAGAAATTTATATGCCAGTAGAAAATGTAGATAACTTCAACTGATGGAGACCCTatgttttattattgtttttttaattttttactatATGATTGGACAGAGACAGACTAAAATGAAACGATATGGACAATGAGGATAAATGAAGCCGACCTTACTTGCTTGGGATTAAGacataattgttgttgttgttgtattccaAATAGCCTTCATTGAGGAGTTGTTTGTAGCCTTTGATTCTTAAAACGAAATATTCTTCCATTTaacttgttcttgatttttgttcTTGACTAAATAGTGCATAAACGTGTTGAAATTTGAATATTCGAGCAGGAGTCAGCAAGCAGAAGATGATGGCTGAAGATATACTTAGATATGGCAATGTAAACATTTCAGCAGAAGTATTCACATTCCGCGAATTGGCTCATGCGACAGACAACTTCAATCCTGAGTTTTTAGTTGGTGAAGGAGGATTTGGGAGGGTCTATAAGGGACACCTCAAAAGAACTAATCAAGTATGTCCTTATTTTTTCTGTCTTTTATCTCTTCCTCCTGTGcttattaacaaataaataactGTTTCTGTTTCTTCATCAAACTGTTTGTATGTCCAGGTTGTTGCTGTCAAACAACTTGACCGGAATGGAGTTCAAGGAAACAGGGAATTTCTTGCGGAAGTCTTGACTTTAAGTCTTGTTAGCCATCCAAATCTTGTCAATCTGATAGGGTATTGTGCTGATGGCAATCAAAGAATTCTTGTCTACGAATTCATGCACAATGGATCTTTAGAAGATCATCTTCTTGGTATGTATGACCTAATTTGTAGTCTATTATCCTTACACCATCGAGCTGAACTTCAAAAACATCACTACAGTGTATTAGTAAAGTGCTCTATGACCACTTTGTTGTTTTTTACGgttaaacctctctataacaacgtCATTTGTCTGGATACCTTTTGTCTACGAGATGCTGATATAGAAAACATATAATGTAACATAATATGAAAGGCAGTTCCATAAAAACTACTCTGTTctaatgaaatgttgttataaaggATGTCTGtcatagagaggtctgactgtataaCAAAAATTTGTTCAAGTTGGTTAGAGACATACATACTAATTCACATGCTCCTCAGATTTGCCATCAAATAAGAAGCCACTGGATTGGCATACCAGAATGAAGATAGCTAAAGGCGCAGCGCAAGGGCTAGAATACTTGCATGATATCGCCAATCCTCCCATAATCTATCGCGACTTCAAAGCATCAAATGTATTATTAGACGAGTCCTTTATTCCTAAGCTCTCAGATTTTGGGCTTGCAAAGTTAGGTCCAGCGGAAGGCGAGGATCACGTTTCTACAAGGGTTATGGGGACCTATGGATACTGTGCACCAGAGTATGCTAGGACAGGACAGCTTACATCTAAATCGGATGTATATAGTTTTGGAGTTGTTCTTTTGGAAATTATTTCAGGGAGAAGAGCTATTGATAATACAAGATCACCAGAGGAGCAAAACTTGATTTCTTGGGTTAGTTACTAGCTTTCTTTAACTGTTTTCATATTGAATAAGCTTAATAATTTAGCATCTTCCTAGTTAGTTTTCCATTTCTTTTACTATCCCTATTCCGTAAGATGTTTTACAATCTAGATACTTCTTCTGCTTTTCTTTTAGCTAGGATGGTTTAAATTCTGAAGTTTGTGGTTTCGAATTTTCGCCTTCCTAACAATCCTTTGGTTAGTGTAAAATTTCACTACTTTTGGCAGAAGTACAACGAGGCTAGACTAGGCCGGCCGGCCCAGCCCCTAAATTTCCAGTAGGATGCGACCCAGCGGGcagggggtggggggaggggggattGATCAATCTCGTTGGCAGCACTTTT
This window harbors:
- the LOC132053461 gene encoding probable serine/threonine-protein kinase PBL23, with protein sequence MRKTQLKSSRSSVNETRTPNKYDDSEGLATILRSVTMHPGVSKQKMMAEDILRYGNVNISAEVFTFRELAHATDNFNPEFLVGEGGFGRVYKGHLKRTNQVVAVKQLDRNGVQGNREFLAEVLTLSLVSHPNLVNLIGYCADGNQRILVYEFMHNGSLEDHLLDLPSNKKPLDWHTRMKIAKGAAQGLEYLHDIANPPIIYRDFKASNVLLDESFIPKLSDFGLAKLGPAEGEDHVSTRVMGTYGYCAPEYARTGQLTSKSDVYSFGVVLLEIISGRRAIDNTRSPEEQNLISWAKPLFKDKNMLTEMADPLLGGNYPVKGLRQALAIANMCLQDEANTRPLISDVVTALEFLAMLRDDEDTLITTELEDSTCADELCPKDLTTETNCVS